Part of the Sinomonas atrocyanea genome is shown below.
GCGGCGGTTGAACGCCGCGAGGCTGTCCCTGACCTGCTGTTCGGTGTAGAGGGCGTCGAGGGTGGACTCGAGCCGGGCGTCCTCGACGCGCAGGACGAGCGCCTCGGGGCCCAGGCCTGTCAGCTGCTCGCGCTGGATGAGGCCCTTGAGCCACCAGTCGGGGTCGTTGACGTTGTCCAGGTTGGGGATCGGCTTCCCGGCGTACTGGAGGTGGTCGAACTCGCCCCGCGCCATCGCGTCGCGGATGAGGTAGTCGGCCCGGCGCGCCGCGTCGACCTCCCGGCGTCTGCGGTTGAGCTCGTCCTCCCGCTCGATCTCCTCGGCTTCCTCGGGCGAATGGGCGAGCCTGCCCGCCCGGAGCTCGGCCGCGCGCTCCATCCTGCGCCGCAGCTCCTCGTCGCCTCGGCCTCTCATGCCACCTCCCGCATCGCCCCGTCGCGGCACTGCAGCCACAGCACAGTGCCGCCACGTCCACGGTAGGACGTGACGGCACTGCAGTCACGGCAGCTCCCCGGCCCGGGGAGGCGGATCAGTCCTCCTCGTCGCCGAGGTGGTGCGCCCGCCCTTCCTCGCCGTGCCCGATCCGCGCGTACAGCGCCGCGTCAGTGCGGCGGAGCCGGAGGGCCCAGAGGATGCCGAGCAGGCCCGGGACGACCACGATGGCGGGGAGCACCCAGCTCAGGGCGCTCGGCTCGGTGAGGCCGAGCAGGACGTCGAAGTTCGCCACGATGAGGCAGAACACGACCGCGAGGGCCACGGCGCCGAGGGCGGGGGCGATGACGGCGGTCCAGGCACTCGCGCGGAGGGCCGGGCGGCGCCGGAAGAAGCCGATCACGGCCACGGAGACGATGGCCATCAGCAGCACGAGGCCCATCGCTCCGGCGTTGGTGAGCCAGGTGAACATGGTCAGGACCGGGTACAGGGGGCCCAGCTCGGAGCCATTGCCGGCGATCGCGAAGCCGGCCGTCACGAGCACCGCGATGCCGGTCTGCACGAGCGAGCCCGCCTTGGGGGCGCCGTGGTGGCTCGTCGCCTCGAGCCAGCCGGGCAGGACCCGCTCGCGGCCGAGGGAGAAGAAGTACCGCGCCACGGCGTTGTGGAAGCTCACGAGCGCGGCGAAGAGGCTCGTGATGAACAGGACCTGCGCGACATCCGCGGCGATCTGGCCCACGTGGGCGCCGAGGAAGGAGAAGACCAGGTCCGGGCCCTGCTTGCCCGCAGCGTCGAAGAGCTGGGACGGCCCCGTGCCCACGGCCATGGCCCAGGACGAGACGGCGTAGAAGACCGCGATGATGCCGACGGCGGTGTAGGTGGCGCGCGGGATGGTGCGGTGGGGCTCCTTGGCCTCTTCGCCATAGATCGCGGCGGACTCGAACCCCATGAAGGCCGCGACGCCGAACGAGAGCACGGCGCCGATGCCGGGCACGAAGAGGCTCGACGGCGCGAGCGGGGCGGCGGTGAGGCCCTCGGGGGCCACGGCGAAGGAGGCGACGTCGTACACGATCACCACCAGGAACTCGAGCGCCACGAGGGCGCCGAGCACCTTCGCCGAGAGGTCCACCCGGTTGACGCCGAGCGCCGCGACGACCGCGATGCAGACCAGGATCGGGGCCCACCACGGCACGTCCACGCCGAAGCGCTCCGAGATGAAGGAAGAGACGGTGAAGCCGAAGATCCCATAGATGCCCACCTGCATGAGGTTGTAGGACATCAGCGCGGTGAGGGAGGCGCCCACCCCGGCGGGGCGCGAGATGCCCTGCGAGACGTAGGCGTAGAAGGCGCCGGCGTTGGTCACGTGGCGGCTCATGGCCGCGTAGCCGACTGCGAAGACCGTGAGGATGGCGCCGAGGATGAGGAAGGACAGCGGGACGCCCAGCAGGCCGGTCACGGCGAACGTCGTCGTCACGCCGCCGGCCAGGACCGTCAGCGGCGCGGAGGCCGCGATGATCATGAGGGTCACGGAGGCGACGCCGAGGCGGCGCCGGCGCGGTGAGGCTGCGGCCTGCGCCACGGTGGCCTCCTTGGTCCGACGCGGGGAGCTCGTCGGGATGCTCATGGGTCCTCCAAAGTCGATGAGGTGGGGCGGCCGGTGCGGCCGCCCCACCATCGTGCGATGGGCGCCCTCTGCGTGACTTGTCCCACAGTGAACGCCTCTTGTCTGCCTGAGCGCTACCTGCCGGTACCGCCCGTGGCGGGGGCTACCGGTGGCAGTGGCCGCCGCCGGCCGCGGGGGCCGGGACGTCGAGGACGGGGCTGCGGTCGAAGAAGCCCTCGGGGCGGATCTTGAAGCCCACGTGGTCCACCGGCATGATGGGCCAGTCCTCCGGGCGCGGGAAGTGGGTCAGGCCGAACGTGTGCCACACGACGAGGTCGGTCCCGTCGAGGTCGCGGTCCTGGGTCTGGTAGGCCGGCAGGCCGGCTCCCCCGGGGTGCTGGTTCACGAAGTCGCCGGTGGGGTACCGCTCCGCCTCGTCGTAGCGGGTCACCCAGAGGGCCTTGGTCGCGAACGCGGCGCGGCCGGCGACCGACGACGCCGGGTCGGCCAGGAGCGTCGGCTGGCCCTGGGGGTGGATCTTGTAGGCCACGGGCTCGCCGAGGCGGTTGAGCGAGCCGGGGTTGGAGACGACCCACGAGCGCCCGGCCGCCATGTCGTTCTCCCGCGCCGCCTGGGACTCGCGGGCCAGGAGCGTGCGCCTGCGGGTGAACGCGTTGCCGCGCTCGTTCCCCGGCCCCAGCGGCACGCGGACGGCGTCCTCCTCCTCGACGCGGTTCGGCCCGCTGTCGAGCGCGAAGTCGAGCCGCGCGCTGAAGAGGTGCTGGTGGAACGGGGCGCCCAGGCCCGGCGCCATCTCGGACGAGTACGGGTAGTCCGCGGAGGGCTGGGCGG
Proteins encoded:
- a CDS encoding J-domain-containing protein, which encodes MRGRGDEELRRRMERAAELRAGRLAHSPEEAEEIEREDELNRRRREVDAARRADYLIRDAMARGEFDHLQYAGKPIPNLDNVNDPDWWLKGLIQREQLTGLGPEALVLRVEDARLESTLDALYTEQQVRDSLAAFNRRIIEARRQLLGGPPVITKTRDVEREVALWHERRAAAAAARAAEEAEDADDRPPPFWRRWFGRGTGS
- a CDS encoding APC family permease codes for the protein MSIPTSSPRRTKEATVAQAAASPRRRRLGVASVTLMIIAASAPLTVLAGGVTTTFAVTGLLGVPLSFLILGAILTVFAVGYAAMSRHVTNAGAFYAYVSQGISRPAGVGASLTALMSYNLMQVGIYGIFGFTVSSFISERFGVDVPWWAPILVCIAVVAALGVNRVDLSAKVLGALVALEFLVVIVYDVASFAVAPEGLTAAPLAPSSLFVPGIGAVLSFGVAAFMGFESAAIYGEEAKEPHRTIPRATYTAVGIIAVFYAVSSWAMAVGTGPSQLFDAAGKQGPDLVFSFLGAHVGQIAADVAQVLFITSLFAALVSFHNAVARYFFSLGRERVLPGWLEATSHHGAPKAGSLVQTGIAVLVTAGFAIAGNGSELGPLYPVLTMFTWLTNAGAMGLVLLMAIVSVAVIGFFRRRPALRASAWTAVIAPALGAVALAVVFCLIVANFDVLLGLTEPSALSWVLPAIVVVPGLLGILWALRLRRTDAALYARIGHGEEGRAHHLGDEED